CAAGTGATCGTCGCCGGACACATGTTCATGCAGAACCTCCGACGCGGACACTACGAATTCGCCGTCGATGCCTCGCCGGCTTCGCGGGTGGCCGCGGCGTTCACCGAACTCGCCCCAAGCGATCTGACCGAGGACCCCGGGACGGGTTCAACACGTCCGCCGATCCGATAGCGCCCATGCCGAGATCCGGGTGTCAAGTGTCCAATGAGGAAAGCGCGGCGACCCGCGTCGCTGCGCGGCGTTGATCGCAGATCACCGGCCCGCTGGCCATCATGGGTCACCGGCCCCCGGCTTGTTGGAACGCGCGCAGCCGTTCGCCGCGCAGGCCGACGCAGTCGTGTGCCCAGAAGACGTCGGAGTAGACGAACGCGCCGTGCATCCAGTCCTCGTACGCTGACAGCCGGGCCACTTGGAACGCGCCTGGCGCGTTCCGCAGCGTGGGCGGTCGGAAGCCCAGCCGCTCGGCGTCGTCGAAGCCCCGTGCACCGTAGTAGCCGGGCGCACCCTCCAAGAACACCAGCGGCACGTCCTGGGCGTCGGCGGCGGCCAGGGCGTGACCGATCAGCGCGGTACCGATCCCAGATCGCTGGAACTCCGGCAGGACGCCCAGCGGCGACAGCGAGTACACGGCCACCAAACGCTCCGGCGCATCCAGCCGGCATCCGCTGAGCATCACATGCCCGACGACCCGATCGTCTTCGGCGTCGTTGACGGTGGCCACCAGCGACACCGGCGCCAACGGCGCCGGGGCGGTCCGCAGCTCGTCAACCAGGCCCGGCACTCGGTCCGGATGGCCGAACGCGCGAGCGTGAACCTCCCGTACCGCCGCGTGATCGTGCTCCTGCTCCAGCCGGTACCGCACGTCATGTCCCATCACGGCCGCAAGGTTAGCCGCAAGGCCACGCTATTTCGAGGAGCTTCTGTCCGATCTCAAGGATCATGGCGGGAGGCTGATCGTGCTCGCAGTCCACATCCGGATCTGCCGCTGACAAAGCGCGGCGCCCGCGAGTGCGCTCGTCACTGTCCGTACCCACCGTGGGGGTCGCTCGCTTCGTGTCGCGGGGCGAACGGCCCTGCGTTAGGCAGACTGTCCCGGCTGACCGTGTGGGTCCATTGCGGGGCCGGGATTGGGGGAGCACGTTGGGAGCAGTTGGGTGCACTGAACGCCGTTGAACTGAGCTCAACGGCACCGAACGGCGCTCAACGGCATACGCCCCGACCTGGCGTGTTGCGTTTTCGCAGGCAAAGTGGGTGCAGCGTCCTGCTTCACACGGAGTGCTCGGCCGTATTGAGCAGCGGTCGACAGCATTCTATGTCGCCTGGCAGGGGAGTATCCGCAGGTCAAAGCGGTAAGGACCTTGCCGGTGATCATGGCTTGCAGGTGGGTGCAGATTGGGTGCAGGCCGGCGAAGTGGTCACCGCGCCCGAAGTGCTTAACGAAGCCGGGCCGCGCGGATTGCTGGGACGTGCGGTGATGTGGGCGAGCGGGCCGGCGTGACCTCCCAGCGAACACCGAAGAGGTCAGGCTTCGCTGCTCCACGCCTGGCCGGTGCCGGCTGTCGTATGGAGTCTGACGTGCGCCGCGGCGACGACCCGGCGGGTGTACGTCGGGCCTTCGGCGAATGCGCAGCACGGGATCGTGGGCTTTGTCGGCGTACTGCCCGCCCGCCGGGCCGCGGGTACGTCGACGACATGCTGGCTGGGACGACTGCACTGCTGGCCACCATGGGGACACGGCGGATCGTGGACGACGGGAGTCGGGCGGTCCGGGCCATTGAAGATCGGTGGACTGGCAGGAACTGACGGACCTGACGCACGGACAGCCGTTCGTGGTCGAGCGGGTCCGCCTCGCCGGCAGCGGCGTCGTGGTCGAGGGTCGGTTCGAGCCGCCGCAGCTGGCCCAGCTCAGCGTCGACGACCAGGTGTTCGTTGCCGCGTTCGTACGGTCGCACGGTTCGATCAAGGAGATGGAACGGATCTTCGGGGTGAGCTACCCGACGATCAAGTCCCGGCTGAACCGGATCGCCGAGCACCTCGACTTCGTCGACACCGACCCGGCGCCCACCGGCGCCGACGTCGTCGACCGCCTGCGGCGGGGGGAGATCAGCGTCCAGGAGGCGCTGGCCGAGCTGGAGAGGTCCCGATGATCCCGCGGCTGGTGACGTACCGCCAACGCCGTCCCGACGGCCGCTGGCTGCGGCTGTACGTCCCTGTCCTGCCGGTACTGCTGGTGCTGTCACCGCTGCTGCTACTCGTCGTGCTGGCCGGACTGGTCGCCTGCCTCGTCTTCCGGGTCAGCCTGGTGGGCGCGCTGCGCGGCACCGGGCAACTGCTGTGCGCGCTGCCCGGCACCCGGTTCGAGATTGAGGACGGCCGAACGGCCGTGCTGGTAAGCGTCAGATGAGGCAGAGGGGAGCAACAATGAACGAGCAGCGCCGCCAGGTCCTGGAGATGCTGGCCGAGGACAAGATCACCGCGGACGAGGCCGAGCGGCTGATCGACGCCCTCGAACGAGAACAGCCCGAGTCGCCGCCGGGAGCCGCGCCCCGCCCGAAACCCCGACCCAAGTACCTGCGCGTGGTGGTGAACTCGGAGGACGACTCCGGCGGCGACGGGCCAAGCCGGGTCAACGTCCGGGTCCCGCTACAGCTGCTGCGCGCCGGGGTCCGGCTCACGAGCCTTATCCCTCCGCAGGCGCTCACCCAGGTGAACACGAAGCTGCACGAGTCGGGGGTACCGATCGACCTCACCCAGCTCAAGCCGCAGCACATCGAGGAGCTCATCGAGCAGCTCGATGAGCTCACCGTCGACGTCGACCAGCCCGACGCCAAGGTGCAGGTGTTCTGCGAGTGACACCGCCACAGCGCCGGACGCCCGCCCGGACCACTGGGTCGGGCGGCCGTCCGGCCGGCCGGCGGGCGCGGGCGGTCAACCCGTCACGCGACGCAGCCGCAGTGTCCGATCAGGCCACCGCGCCCCTGCGCCCCGCCCGGTGACGAGACTCTGCAGCCGCCGCTTCTCGGCACAGGAACATCCTCATCCGCGATGCGCGCGTTGAGCCCCGCTCCCGTAACGTCCGACTTTGCCGAGATGAGTATGTTGGCTGACGTCTACGGTGTGGGCCGCTTTGCGGGTTGTGGCGCTTATCCGGCTGACCGCCCGCGGCCAGACCTTTCATCCCGGAGCTGCCCGGTGCCGCTGCACGTCGAGCGTTTCGCCGATGAGTCGGCTCAGCGGGAAGGACAGCTCGGCTTCGAGGGCCGTTGCCGCGGCGGTGATGGCCGCTCATTCGGCTTCTGTTGTCGGTCAGCGCCTGGCCGAAATCCTCGCCGGTCACGTCGGCCAGTGTCCGGTCGGCCTGGCGCGAGGCGCGTAGCCGTGATCGCCCTCCGTGTCCGATGGCGTGCATCCCCCAGATCTTCTTAGATGTCCAGGCCGGCGGCGATGCCGTCCAGGGCGTAGTCGAGGCCGGTCTCGAACTGCCAGCGGGCGTCGTCCTTGCGGGTGGCTGTGCCCAGGTAGTGCTGGAAGGTGGGGTAGCGCCCGGTCTGCATGTGCCAGATCATCTGCGGTGCTAGCTCGCTGCGCAGCTTGCCGCCGTCGGACCAGCCCTGCTGGCGCATGAGGTTCTGCACGGCGATCTCGTAGGTCATGGCGCCGTGTACGTAGGCGTCGACGGCACGGAACACGCTCATCATCGCGTCGGCGTCCAGGCCCAGGCCGTCCAGGGCCGACAGAGCCTTCTCGGCGATGGCCATGCGGTTGGGGGTAAGCGAGAGCATGGCCGTTGGGGGCAACTGAGCCAGCCACACGTGTCGCAGCATCAGCTTGCGGGTCTGGAGAGCCAGGGCGCGCATCGTCTCGCGCCAGCCGAGGTTCCCGGGCAGGCGCAGGTCGTCGTAGACATGGTTGACCATCAGTTCCAGGAGGTCATCCTTGCCCGACACATAGCGGTAAGGCGCCATGGGCGCGACGCCGAGCTCGGTGGCCAGGCGGCGCATGGTGACGGCGTCCAGGCCCTCCGCGTCGGCGATCTTCACCGCGGCGGTGGCGATGCGCTGCGGCGAGAGGGTCTGGCGCGGAGCGGGGGCCGGACGTTCCAGGCGCGCCCACAGCGGTTCGCCCGGATTGTCTTTCTCGGTGGCCATGGATACGGCTCCCTTCACCTGGTCGGGATACAGCGTATCCCGAGTAGACAACGTACACAGCGTGTGTGTACGTTGTATCTCGCCAATACGTTGTACACAGCGGAGGAGTTATCCCCTCATGAAGGACAACCAACTCAAGATCGCCGTCATCCTCGGCAGCACCCGGGACGGCCGCTTCGGCCCGGCCGTGGGCACCTGGATCCTCGACCAGGTCGCCCAGCGCGGCGATATGGAAGCCGACCTCATCGACCTGGTCGAGACGCCGCTGCCCACCGTCTTTCCGGTCCTCGGCCAGCCGCCGGCGTCCCACGAGGCCAGGGACCTGTTGGCCGCGGTGTCGCCGCGCATGGCGGCGGCCGACGCCTTCGTCATCGTCACGCCGGAGTACAACCACAGCTTCCCCGCCATCTTGAAGAACGCCATCGACTGGCACACCACCGAGTGGCACGCCAAGCCGGTTGGCTTCGTCTCCTACGGGGCCTTCTCCGCCGGGTTGCGCGCGGTCGAGCAGCTGCGCCTGGTGCTGGCCGAGCTGCACGCGGTCACCATCCGCGACAGCGTCGGCTTCCAGCGCGTCTGGGAGCAGTTCGACGGCCACGGCAAGGCAGTCGATCCGGCCGCCGGGGCCGCCGCCAAAGTGATGCTGGATCGGCTCGCCTGGTGGGCGCACGCGCTGCGCGATGCCAAGGCCCTCCGGCCGTACGCGGCGTGACACGCATGACTCGATCTCTCTACGTGGGCGTGTTCGGCCTGCTGCTCGGCATGTTCCTGGCCATGCTGGACGGCCTGATCGTGGGTACCGCGCTGCCCACGATCGCAGGCGACCTCGGCGGCCTGGACCACCTGGCCTGGGTGGTGACCGCCTACATGCTCGCCGGCGCGGCCACCACCCCGATCTGGGGCAAGCTCGGCGACCTACTCGGCCGCAAGGCAACCTTCATCACCGCGATCACGCTCTTCCTGCTCGGCTCGGGACTGGCCGGCCTGTCGCAGGACATGAGCCAGCTCATCGCCTTCCGCGCCGTGCAAGGTCTCGGCGCGGGCGGGCTCATGGTCGGCGCGCTGGCCATCATCGGCGTGCTCGTGCCGCCCCGCGAAAGCGGCCGGCTGCAGTCGATGATCGGCATCATCATGCCGATCGCCTACGTCGGCGGGCCCCTCGTGGGCGGCCTGCTCACCGACTACCTGAGCTGGCGCTGGACCTTCTACGTCAACCTGCCCATCGGCGCCCTGGCGGTCCTGATCATCGCCACCCGGATCCGTCTCCCGCCCGCCGAACGCGTCAAACCCCGCATCGACTACGGCGGCGCGGCCCTGCTCACCGTCGCCATCGTGGCCCTGACCCTGCTGGCCACCTGGGGCGGCACCACCTACCCCTGGCCCTCACCGCAGGTCCTCGCCCTGGCCACAGTCGCCGTACTCGCCCTGGTCGGATTCACCGCCGTCGAACGCCGAACCGTCGAACCGGTCATCCCGCCCAGGCTGTTCTCCGACCGCAACTTCACCCTCGCCCAGATCCTCAGCTTCCTGGTCGGCGCCGCCATGGTCAGCGTGACCAACTACCTGCCGCAGTACATGCAGTTCGTCCAAGGCGCCTCGCCAGCGGCCGCCGGCATGCTGCTGCTGCCGCTGATGTTCGGCATGCTCGGTGCGCAACTGGCCACCGGCCAGCTCATCAGCCGCAACGGTCGCTACCGCCTCTATCCGATCCTCGGCGGCGCGCTGATGATCGCGGGGGCTCTCGCCCTGCTGCTGCTCGACGCGGACACCGCCGCGGCGGCGGCCTCGGCACTCACCCTCGTCATTGGGGTAGGAATGGGCCTGGTGATGCAGAGCACCACGCTGATCACGATGAACAGCGCCGACTCGCGCGACATGGGTGCCGCCAGCGGAACACTCACCCTGCTGCGCACCATCGGCGGATCGCTGGGCATCGCCCTGCTAGGGACCCTGTACGCGTCCCGGATGCAGGCGGACCTGACCGCGCGCCTCGGCCAGGACACAACCAGCCAACTGGAGCGGGGCGGCGAGTTCACACCCGAGCGGCTGCCGAACCTGCCGGCTCCGATGGCCGACGCCGTTCGCGAAGCCGTCAGCAGCGGCCTGCACGGCATCCTCCTCGGCGCCGCCGCCCTCGCGGTGACCGCGTTCGCAGCCTCCTGGCTCATCCGCGAGACCCCGCTACGCACCGGCATCCCATCACAGACCGGCGCCGCCACGGACAGCCACGCCGCCGACCGCCAGATGAACGCCCTACGAGCATCACACCGCCGGACCCCACTAGCTCACAACGAAAGTGTGGGACCACGGTGGTAGGACGAGGCCATGTATCTCGTTCACCTGTCGCACGCCGGCCCGCATTGGGATCTTGCGAGGCCGATGGAAGAACAGACCGACTGGCTCGCCCACGCGTCGTACATGGACCTGCTGGCCGACGAAGGAATCATCGTATTGGGCGGTCCGCTCGACGACGTGCGTGTGGTGCTGGCTATGGAGGCGGAGTCCGAGCAAGCCGTCCGGGCGGTACTCGGCCGGGATCCGTGGAGCGGCACCCACCTGCGGATCGACAGGATCGACCCGTGGACGATCCGCCTGGACGGCCGCCATTCCAGGGCTGGCCGGTCGAACACCCACTCGTAGCCGTGAACCGCATGACCCCGTCAAGGTCGACCGGGTGGGCGAGGCCGAGCAAGGTAAGGCCCGCCCGCACACAGCCGCACGCGTGACCGCTCATGCCGATGAGCGTGCGTCACTATGCTGTCGTACCGGACCGCGATGTGGGGAGGCCTCTGAGGTGTCTGCGATCGCATCCCTGTACGTGCTCGATCGAGAGCGGGCGGTGGAACTGGCCGATCTGGCCGGCCGGACGTCGTGGTGGGCTCGCCTGACCCGTTCCAGCGCGGGCTTCGACCGGAACGCTGCATTCTTCGAGGTACTGGTTGAGCATGCACGCCCCGTGCGGCCTGGATACGAGTGGTCGGGAAACTGCATGCTGGCGCTGCTGGCGTATCTGCAGCGCCGCGGCGTACGGCTGCGGCGCTCGGATCTCAAGGCCGAGTCGTCGGCCATCAACAGGGTCTATGGCGAGACACTCCTTCTCACTTCCGTGCACAAGAAGTACCTGGACAAGCTCGCTCCCGAGGCGCATCGCGAAGACCAGATCCGGGCCTACTTCGAGAAGGAACGTCTCGGATTCGAGGAGGCCGGGATAGCGGCGATGGATGGCCTGGAACTGCTCCACGACGCGTTGTCCAGACTCCAACGGGACGAGGTTCTGCTTCTCAACGTTGGCTGAGGCTCGGCCGTGCTCGCGCAAGGAAACCATGGGCAACTCGCCTGACGTTGCAGCACTCCTCACTAACGATCTCGTGCGCAATAGGACGGTCGTTGACGGGAATCCACCGTAGGTGATGATCTTTTGGTGTCGATCCGGTGGGCTCGTCGTGTGTTCAGCCATCCCGCGTTCACGGGAATCTCCCGCCGGCATCTGCACCTCCTGCGGGACGAGCTGCGGCTGGTGTGGCTGGCTGGGCGAGAGGGTCGGTTGCATGCCCGTCGCGGCGGCCACCGGCGGCGGGCTCCCGGTGCCGGTCGGCGGTTGACGCTTCGGTTCACGGACCGGCTGGTGATCACGTTGGCTCATCTGCGTTTGGGTGTGCCGCACGAAGCTCTGGCGGTGGCATTCAGGGTGGACCGTTCGACCGTGACCCGGGCGATCGGTCAGGTCCGGCCGTTACTGGCCGGTCGAGGATTCGCCCGCCCGAACGGAGTCCGCCTGCGGACTCTGGCCGACGTGTTCGCCTACGCCGCTGCCGAAGGTGTGACGCTGCGGTTGGATGCCACAGAGATCCGCGTCCGCCGCCCTCGCGTCGGCCGGCCCGGCCGCAAGGCGTTCGTGTCCGGCAAGGTCAAGCAGAACACGATCAAGGCGACCGTCGTGGCCGATGAGTACGGGGCGACGCTGTGGTGCGGCGGACACCGGCCAGGCCGGATGCACGACACCACCGCCGCCCGCGTCGAGGGCATTGATGCCCTGCTGGACGCCTACCCGCAGGTGACAGTGCTGGTCGACGCCGGCTACCAAGGTCTGGCCAAGACCCACCCCGGCCAGGTCGTAGCTCCGCCGCTGAAGCTACGCCCCGGCGCACCACCGGCACGTCAGACCGCGTGGGAAGCCGAACGCAGACAGCAGTCATCACAACGGATTCCCGTCGAGCACGCCATCGCCGAACTGAAGTGGTGGCGGCAACTCCAACGCTTCACCGGCCGCCGTGAACTGTTGCCCGAGACCATCGACGCCGTCGCCGGGCTGGTGTCCGACCGGATGATCACCTGGTAGCTGAAGACGAATCACCGCAGCTCACGGCCCTACCCAATTGCGCACGACATCGTAAGGACGCGTCTCATTTGGTGAGGCGGCGGTAGCAGATCAGGGTGCTGGCGATCGTGGCAAAGGCTTCGAAGTGATCGCCCTTGCGGTCATAGCGGCGAACGAGGCGCCGGTAGCGCATCAGCCAGGACATGCAGGCTTCAACGACCCAGCGGTGCCGGCCCAGACGCGTGGAGGACTCGATGCCCTTACGGGCGATGCGTACCTTGATCCCCCGTCGCCGGACCTCGCGGCGCAGCTCGCGGGCGTCGTACGCCTTGTCGGCGTGCAACTTGTCTGGCCGCCACCGGCGGCGCCCGTTGGGTGTGCGGATCGCCGGGACGCTGTCGAGCATGGGCAGCAGCAGTTGGCTGTCGTGGACGTTCGCGGCGGTGACCAGCACGGCCAGGGGCAGCCCCTTCCGGTCGCAGATGACGTGGAGTTTGCTGCCTGGTTTGCCGCGGTCGACCGGGTTTGGGCCAGTCAGATCGCCCCTTTTTCCGCCCGCACACTGATCGAGTCGACCACCGCCCTCGACCAGTCGATCCGCCGGTCGGCGCCGAGCCGGTCCAGGGTCGCCTCGTGCAGCCGGAGCCAGAACCCGGCCGCGGTCCACTCGGTGAACCTGCGGTGCGCGGTGGCCCTGGTGACACCGAACGACGCCTCAGGCAGCTTCCACCAGGAACAACCCGCCTGGGTCACGTACACGATCGCGGCCAGCACCGCCCGGTCATCCACCCGCCGGCGACCACCACCCTGCCGACGAACCGGCGCGGGCGGGATCAACGGCGCCGCTATCTCCCAGAGATCATCCGGCGCCCAGGTGCGGATCATGGCCTCGTCCACGGGAGCAAATCATGCCCCCAGGCCAACGACCATCCAAATGAGACGCGCCCTAAGAAGCACGTGTACTGATTTGCCGCAGTCCGGGCGCTGACCTTCGTCGGTGAGCAACCGGATCTGCCGAATTGAGTGCGCGGCACATGGTTGGTGATCATGGCCGCAGTACTGTGCGCCCGTCAGCGACTATGAGTGGGTGACCGGACGATTGGAGAGGTTTGCTTCCTTGGGCTTGGCGCTCGCGGCGATCTCGACGTGGGGCGTGCTGGCGGCGCACGATGCGACCGATCCCGCGTCATGGTCACGAGATGCGCGCGTGGCAACGATCGTGCTGGCTACATCGGTGGCCAACACGTCGGTTCCACATGATGAGTCGCACTCCGCCGAGTATTCGGTGGGGTTGACGTGACGGAGCAGTGGTCCTTTTGCGTCGCAGCCCCGCCGGCTGTCAGCCGAACAGAGGAAGGTCAACGGCAACCACGTCCATGGCCGTCGGCGTTGTGGCAGCGTCACCCAAGAGAGGGCGTGACGGAAGTGGCACTCCAGTGCCGTGATCTGCGGTGAGAGGGGATCCCCACATGAGCGCATCGTCCACCGGCCTGTTCGCCGCGGAGGGCCCCGGCTCCGTCTCGCAGGCTCCGAACCTGCCGGACGGGTTCACGGACACGTTCACCAGCCGGTACGTCGGCGCCGGGGCAGTGCGCCTGCACGCGGTCATCGGAGGCGACGGGCCGCCGCTGCTGCTGGTACACGGCTGGCCCCAGACCTGGTACGCATGGCGGCTGATGATGCCGGCGCTGGCCGAGAACTTCGAGGTGATCGCGGTCGATCAGCGTGGTGTGGGGCTGTCCGACAAGCCCCGGGACGGCTACGACACCGCAACCGTCGCAAACGACCTTGTGGCGTTGATGGACGCGCTCGGCCACCAGCGGTTCGCCATGGTCGGCTGCGACACCGGACTGCTCATCGGCTACGCCCTGGCCGCTGATCACCCCGACCGGGTCGACCGCCTGGCCCTCGGGGAAGCCCCTCTTCCGGGCGTGTCTCCCACGCCGCCACTGTTCCTTCCCGCGCCGCTCAACGAACGCCTGTGGCACATCCCGTTCAACGCACTTCCAGAGGTCAACGAGAAGCTCGTCAGCGGGCGGGAGGACATCTTCTTAGGCGCGAAGTTTTCGGCCGCGGCTGGAAAGAAGATGCTGTCCACCGACGCCGTCAAGTACTACGTCGACCTCCTCGCGGCCGACCCGGAGGCGCTGCGCGGCAGCTTCGAGCTCTACCGCGCTTTCCCGGTGAGCCAGGCGCAGAACGAGCAGCGCAAGACCCGGCGGCTGACGATGCCCGTCCTGGCGATCGGCGGAGCGGAAAGCTTCGGCGAACAGGTCGGCAAGTGGATGGACCTCGTCGCGGACGACGTGCAAACCGTGGTCCTGCCCGACTGCGCACACTGGGTCGCCGAGCAGGCTCCGGACGCGATGCTCGCCGCCCTGATCGGGTTCCTGGCCCCGTACCGGGACGGGTGGATCGCGGCCCGCAATCCGCGCTGAGCCTGTCGGGTGCGGTCCGGGAAGCGCGTCGCTTGCTCGGCGGAGGTCGCCGGCCGATGCACAAGTTACCTCGCGGGGCGGGCGGGTCGGCTCTTATGGCTCTCCTGAGCACAAACGAACGGATCTGCCGCCGACCGGGCGCGGCCTGCTGATCGGTCTGTCAGTGTCCGTGGCCGCTGATCGGGGCGCTGCCGAATCTTGCGTGGAGCATCCGGTGTCCTTGCAGCCCCGGCCACGAATCGCCCGGGACGTCTAGGATGGTCTCGATGACCATTCCCGGAACGCGACCCGACGACGTCCCAACCGACGGAGCCCGGGTCGCAGAAGCCCTGCGGCTGCTCTCCGGCGTGCCGGTCGGACTCGATGTCGCCGTCAAGCGGCTCAGCCGTGGCAGCGGTGTCTACGCCTGGTGGGCTGGTCCTTCGATCTTTCCCGACCTCCCCGGGCCGCCGAATGAAAGCGTCCCGTCGCTACGGCTGCTGTATCTCGGACGGGCGACCAGCCTGCGGGGCCGGATCCTGCGCAACCATCTGAGGCGTTCGGGCAGCTCGACTCTGCGCCGTACATTGGCCGGGCTTCTTGTGCCCGAGGGATACCGAACGACCTGGACCGATCGTGTTGTCCTGGTCCCTGAGGATGAGGCGCGGCTGACCGCGTGGATGTACGCGCACCTGCGCTTGACCTGGGCGGAGGATGCGGAGCCGGCGACCATCGAGGCCGAACTTGTCCGGCGTGTGCACCCGCCGCTCAACGTACACGGCGTCGACCCCGAGCACATCCAGGCGGCCGTGGTCGCCGCCAAGAACTCATACAACGCCAGCAGCCGCCCGGTCGAGTCCTCGCGAACGCCGTAACCGTTTGCCCGGCACGCGTACGGGTACCGGTGCGCGCTCATGCCGCGAGTCGCGCGGTCATGCCGGTGACTGAGCGGCGGTGACACAAGTGGCTGGGAGTGAGCGACCCCGCGCTGGGCCGCGGTCAGGCGCGAGCCCGCACGCACCAGGCTGAAGCAGCGATCTCGAACGGTGGCGGTGGCAGGAGCCGCACACATCGGCTGCGCAGGCAATCGCGTTGCGCCTCGTCCAACCGCGCGACATAGGCACCGGCCGGTCCGACGCCGAGCGTAAACGGCTCCCACCAGTCGTCCAATGTGGCGAACCGGACAGTGACGGTCAGCGACATGGGCTCGATGTCCGTCAGTCGTGCTGCTTCGCAAAGCTCGGCCAGGTGACCTTCGCGAGCCCCAGCCAGCTCCGACTCGTCGCGCACATGTGGATCGATGTCGTGCACAGCCCGCCAGAACGTGGCATGCGGACCGCTGCCTCCAGCGTGATCCCACACGCAGGCGGCGACCAAGCCGCCGGGACGGGTGACCCGGGTCATCTCCGACAGCCCGGACACCGGATCGGCCATGAAGTGCACGACCAACTGGGCGAGGGCGAGGTCGAAGCTGTCGTCAGGAAAAGGAAGACGTTCAGCCACGGCCGAGCGCACGTCGACCCCGGGCAAGCGCACGCGGACGGCTGCAACGAACGAGGCGGATGGGTCGACCGCCGAGACGGCGTCTGCGCCCAGACGGTCCACCAGCTGTGCGGTCAGTCCTCCCGGTCCGCATCCGACGTCTAGCGCCCGCTGGCCCGCCTGTACCTGGGCCAGTTCCGCGAACCGCGCGGCCAACGGCTCGGAGAACCGACCCATGAACCGGTCATAGGCGTCTGCAGTGACGTTGAAGGTCATGACTGAGAAAGTATGCCCCACGGGCGCGGACCGAGGGCCGATCAAGCGCCGGCGTGGCTACAGCCCGCGGTAGGACATCCGCACATGCCGCCGATCGGGCGTCACGGTCCGTCAGGAGTGGTTTGGCATCGAAGACCCGACCGTGCCGAGATCCGTGCATTTGATCATGTCGCGGCACCGTGCCGTGATGCCGCGTTGTGTTCCTGGGATCAGGAACCATGGATGCCCCGAGGCGTCTGCGGAAGCGCCGGACCTCCCGGAGAGCAGATTGAGTAGCCGTAGGCTCTGCGGTCATGCACAGCACCCTGACCGAGCACGCCCGGTGTCTCTACGGCGACGAGTACCGGCCTGCGTCGCAGTGTGGTCCGGACCACCATGAGCACTACTTCGTCGAAGAGCTGACCTTCGCGGACGTGGATGCCATCCTCGCGATGCTGCGGGAACTCTGCCCGAACCTGGTCGACGGCCTTCTGCCGGTCTGGGTCCGCAATCTCGCTTACCGGCTTGTGCTCCTGCAGCGGCCGAACGAGCCGGCGCTCATGCGCGAGGCGGCCGACAGCCTGTACATGCACGGTCCCGATTGGAACGACATTGCGGCAGAGCTGCGCCGCCAGGCCGACGCACTGGAAAGCCGCTGATTGTGACAGGTGATGTATGTCTGAGGGGGCGCCTGACCGAGGTCAGGTGCACGG
The window above is part of the Micromonospora inositola genome. Proteins encoded here:
- a CDS encoding TetR/AcrR family transcriptional regulator C-terminal domain-containing protein, translated to MATEKDNPGEPLWARLERPAPAPRQTLSPQRIATAAVKIADAEGLDAVTMRRLATELGVAPMAPYRYVSGKDDLLELMVNHVYDDLRLPGNLGWRETMRALALQTRKLMLRHVWLAQLPPTAMLSLTPNRMAIAEKALSALDGLGLDADAMMSVFRAVDAYVHGAMTYEIAVQNLMRQQGWSDGGKLRSELAPQMIWHMQTGRYPTFQHYLGTATRKDDARWQFETGLDYALDGIAAGLDI
- a CDS encoding SHOCT-like domain-containing protein; protein product: MNEQRRQVLEMLAEDKITADEAERLIDALEREQPESPPGAAPRPKPRPKYLRVVVNSEDDSGGDGPSRVNVRVPLQLLRAGVRLTSLIPPQALTQVNTKLHESGVPIDLTQLKPQHIEELIEQLDELTVDVDQPDAKVQVFCE
- a CDS encoding YciI family protein, whose protein sequence is MYLVHLSHAGPHWDLARPMEEQTDWLAHASYMDLLADEGIIVLGGPLDDVRVVLAMEAESEQAVRAVLGRDPWSGTHLRIDRIDPWTIRLDGRHSRAGRSNTHS
- a CDS encoding DUF2089 domain-containing protein, which gives rise to MDWQELTDLTHGQPFVVERVRLAGSGVVVEGRFEPPQLAQLSVDDQVFVAAFVRSHGSIKEMERIFGVSYPTIKSRLNRIAEHLDFVDTDPAPTGADVVDRLRRGEISVQEALAELERSR
- a CDS encoding GNAT family N-acetyltransferase; translation: MGHDVRYRLEQEHDHAAVREVHARAFGHPDRVPGLVDELRTAPAPLAPVSLVATVNDAEDDRVVGHVMLSGCRLDAPERLVAVYSLSPLGVLPEFQRSGIGTALIGHALAAADAQDVPLVFLEGAPGYYGARGFDDAERLGFRPPTLRNAPGAFQVARLSAYEDWMHGAFVYSDVFWAHDCVGLRGERLRAFQQAGGR
- a CDS encoding transposase family protein encodes the protein MITLAHLRLGVPHEALAVAFRVDRSTVTRAIGQVRPLLAGRGFARPNGVRLRTLADVFAYAAAEGVTLRLDATEIRVRRPRVGRPGRKAFVSGKVKQNTIKATVVADEYGATLWCGGHRPGRMHDTTAARVEGIDALLDAYPQVTVLVDAGYQGLAKTHPGQVVAPPLKLRPGAPPARQTAWEAERRQQSSQRIPVEHAIAELKWWRQLQRFTGRRELLPETIDAVAGLVSDRMITW
- a CDS encoding IS5 family transposase (programmed frameshift), translated to MIRTWAPDDLWEIAAPLIPPAPVRRQGGGRRRVDDRAVLAAIVYVTQAGCSWWKLPEASFGVTRATAHRRFTEWTAAGFWLRLHEATLDRLGADRRIDWSRAVVDSISVRAEKGANLTGPNPVDRGKPGSKLHVICDRKGLPLAVLVTAANVHDSQLLLPMLDSVPAIRTPNGRRRWRPDKLHADKAYDARELRREVRRRGIKVRIARKGIESSTRLGRHRWVVEACMSWLMRYRRLVRRYDRKGDHFEAFATIASTLICYRRLTK
- a CDS encoding MDR family MFS transporter; protein product: MTRSLYVGVFGLLLGMFLAMLDGLIVGTALPTIAGDLGGLDHLAWVVTAYMLAGAATTPIWGKLGDLLGRKATFITAITLFLLGSGLAGLSQDMSQLIAFRAVQGLGAGGLMVGALAIIGVLVPPRESGRLQSMIGIIMPIAYVGGPLVGGLLTDYLSWRWTFYVNLPIGALAVLIIATRIRLPPAERVKPRIDYGGAALLTVAIVALTLLATWGGTTYPWPSPQVLALATVAVLALVGFTAVERRTVEPVIPPRLFSDRNFTLAQILSFLVGAAMVSVTNYLPQYMQFVQGASPAAAGMLLLPLMFGMLGAQLATGQLISRNGRYRLYPILGGALMIAGALALLLLDADTAAAAASALTLVIGVGMGLVMQSTTLITMNSADSRDMGAASGTLTLLRTIGGSLGIALLGTLYASRMQADLTARLGQDTTSQLERGGEFTPERLPNLPAPMADAVREAVSSGLHGILLGAAALAVTAFAASWLIRETPLRTGIPSQTGAATDSHAADRQMNALRASHRRTPLAHNESVGPRW
- a CDS encoding NADPH-dependent FMN reductase, producing MKDNQLKIAVILGSTRDGRFGPAVGTWILDQVAQRGDMEADLIDLVETPLPTVFPVLGQPPASHEARDLLAAVSPRMAAADAFVIVTPEYNHSFPAILKNAIDWHTTEWHAKPVGFVSYGAFSAGLRAVEQLRLVLAELHAVTIRDSVGFQRVWEQFDGHGKAVDPAAGAAAKVMLDRLAWWAHALRDAKALRPYAA